From the genome of Miscanthus floridulus cultivar M001 chromosome 10, ASM1932011v1, whole genome shotgun sequence, one region includes:
- the LOC136489160 gene encoding putative cyclin-dependent kinase F-2, giving the protein MLAACAGNPAVVRLREVARGSDMHDLHLVMEYVVGRSLQDVITSLRRRHRHQHHPFSESETRRVMAQLLAGVSTMHAHGVVHRDLKPGNVLVSAEDGHLKICDLGLATSVVAPLLTDDTDPEGTPGYMAPELLLGEKDCGVPIDVWALGCNMAVLVTGQTLFPEEDLCQQLISIVNLLGIPDDVSLMPLGVSGPSKLRERVPKERLSQEGFDVLEGLLEYNPMDRLTAVDALKMPWFAAKDD; this is encoded by the coding sequence ATGCTCGCCGCGTGCGCGGGCAACCCCGCGGTGGTGCGGCTCAGGGAGGTGGCGCGCGGCTCGGACATGCACGACCTCCACCTCGTCATGGAGTACGTCGTCGGCCGGAGCCTCCAGGACGTCATCACCTcgctccgccgccgccatcggcACCAGCACCACCCGTTCTCGGAGTCGGAGACGCGCCGCGTCATGGCGCAGCTGCTGGCCGGCGTCTCGACGATGCATGCGCACGGCGTCGTCCACCGCGACCTCAAGCCCGGGAACGTGCTCGTCAGCGCGGAAGACGGACACCTCAAGATCTGCGACCTGGGTCTCGCCACGTCCGTGGTCGCGCCGCTGCTCACGGACGACACGGATCCCGAAGGCACGCCTGGGTACATGGCGCCGGAGCTGCTTCTGGGCGAGAAGGACTGCGGCGTGCCCATCGACGTGTGGGCGCTCGGATGTAACATGGCGGTCCTCGTCACCGGGCAAACGCTCTTTCCGGAGGAAGACTTGTGTCAGCAGCTCATCAGCATCGTCAACCTCCTAGGGATCCCAGACGACGTCTCGTTGATGCCACTGGGTGTCTCGGGGCCCAGCAAGCTGCGCGAGAGGGTGCCGAAGGAGAGGCTGTCGCAAGAGGGATTCGACGTCTTGGAAGGTCTGCTGGAGTACAACCCCATGGACAGGCTCACCGCCGTTGACGCGCTGAAGATGCCGTGGTTTGCAGCCAAAGATGACTGA